The Hyalangium gracile genome window below encodes:
- a CDS encoding energy transducer TonB gives MFQSVIDQQEWRARRLGTGAGVSLLVHAGLFAAVMVISAGVAEKVKDEDPVVVFKHAAPPRGTPNPPAVKAVAEQPKPKPRPNPMVQPTVIPQKTPVEVEPTTTKDEPAEPSDDTGLPYDPNGKPDGLAGGTCVTCEALKGAMTTVMEPTGEETLPFSFGTMTPPRLLSGAHIEYTREAREAHVSGTLIAKCVITREGEVEKCRIIKGVTHMNEAVLAALETRRYSPVQYQGKPVSVSYNFHIKLDMAR, from the coding sequence ATGTTCCAGTCGGTCATCGATCAGCAAGAGTGGAGAGCCCGTCGTCTCGGGACGGGCGCGGGAGTGTCCCTGCTGGTGCACGCGGGACTCTTCGCCGCGGTGATGGTCATCTCGGCGGGAGTGGCCGAGAAGGTGAAGGACGAGGACCCCGTCGTCGTCTTCAAGCACGCCGCCCCGCCGCGCGGCACCCCCAACCCTCCCGCCGTGAAGGCGGTGGCCGAGCAGCCCAAGCCCAAGCCCAGGCCCAACCCGATGGTGCAGCCCACCGTCATCCCCCAGAAAACACCGGTCGAGGTCGAGCCGACCACCACGAAGGATGAGCCGGCCGAGCCTTCCGATGACACCGGTCTCCCCTACGATCCCAATGGCAAGCCGGATGGCCTGGCCGGTGGCACCTGCGTCACCTGCGAGGCCCTCAAGGGCGCGATGACCACGGTCATGGAGCCCACGGGCGAGGAGACGCTGCCCTTCTCCTTCGGCACCATGACGCCGCCCAGGCTGTTGAGCGGAGCTCACATCGAGTACACCCGCGAGGCGCGCGAGGCCCACGTCAGCGGCACCCTCATCGCAAAGTGCGTCATCACCCGCGAGGGCGAAGTCGAGAAGTGCCGCATCATCAAGGGCGTGACGCACATGAACGAGGCCGTCCTCGCCGCGCTGGAGACCCGCCGCTACAGCCCGGTGCAGTACCAGGGCAAGCCCGTCAGCGTGTCCTACAACTTCCACATCAAGCTCGACATGGCCCGGTAG
- a CDS encoding response regulator transcription factor has protein sequence MTTQSPPPSTRPSILIVEDDAHLRVGLRDNLQDEGYDVAATSNAREAEALLNGRTFDLLILDVMLPGEDGYSLCRRLRAAGVQSMVMMLTARTLEDDIVRGFEAGAQDYLTKPYRLRELLLRVRALVRRAGTPPPQVMAFAGFSLDLGKRTLARGDGGTIELTRTEFDLLAYLVRNRDRALTRQEILDTVWGQDVVVDPRTVDNFVSNLKKKLGWTSTSGFTIHTIRGVGYRMVIDAMTKP, from the coding sequence ATGACGACCCAGAGCCCGCCGCCCTCCACCCGCCCCTCCATCCTCATCGTCGAGGACGACGCCCACCTCCGGGTCGGCCTCCGGGACAACCTCCAGGACGAGGGCTACGACGTGGCCGCCACCTCCAACGCCCGCGAGGCCGAGGCGCTGCTGAACGGCCGCACCTTCGATCTGCTCATCCTGGACGTGATGCTCCCCGGCGAGGACGGCTACTCGCTGTGCCGGAGGCTGCGCGCCGCGGGCGTGCAGAGCATGGTGATGATGCTCACCGCGCGCACGCTGGAGGACGACATCGTCCGCGGCTTCGAGGCCGGCGCGCAGGACTACCTGACCAAGCCCTACCGGCTGCGGGAGCTGCTCCTGCGCGTGCGAGCGCTCGTGCGCCGGGCCGGCACCCCGCCTCCCCAGGTGATGGCCTTCGCCGGCTTCTCGCTGGATCTCGGCAAGCGCACGCTCGCGCGCGGCGACGGCGGCACCATCGAGCTGACGCGCACCGAGTTCGATCTGCTGGCCTACCTGGTCCGCAACCGGGACCGAGCCCTCACCCGGCAGGAGATCCTCGACACGGTGTGGGGCCAGGACGTCGTGGTGGACCCGCGCACGGTGGACAACTTCGTCTCCAACCTGAAGAAGAAGCTCGGCTGGACGAGCACCTCGGGCTTCACCATCCACACCATCCGCGGGGTGGGCTACCGGATGGTGATCGACGCCATGACGAAACCATGA
- a CDS encoding sensor histidine kinase, which translates to MLRRLLPTLVALGIGLLALGWGLVSLQRLFAQETDDARAQLRAHHDELERYGAESLRQKLKQRLASNILHINQAVEDPLVQADGLYLLFREYQFLPRLPRPRPGWRGPAATLHDEIVNGLSGLSTPGPWQRRLELLRSVEADFAAGKEARAVARMEELLRYRAEHPLPATEELPFTLALVERLLYEEATQPLIRGLLRGGLADEFGGTAYAAGLQRDLLRECQRFTQADFNFLYERIRELSLRLGEPVEDFTSRVQELGTGAIVLPSNLSEPTLIGERWYLEPSGELVRGIAIEPEELLQEVTLEMRERELLGKDDRVRLGQTDAVQPLSTLEVTALVPHWAAEEEAIVQRYRLKTMLVAICGALAVAIVVLAGLAQHRKYRFLELKSDFVATVSHELRTPLASIRLLAETLEMRAGGSPEVRDYPARILQATDGLHFLVENILSFNRIDKGRWVPRLSQVRMEELIGTLRADLSSATSVPVRLEAEVGDVELRADPSLLRLLLSNLGRNACAYNQRNPVEISVRVHAPPGLGCTVLFTDNGIGIPESEWENVFQDFYRLTQPGPEVHGSGLGLALCRRIMHVHGGELRIAASTPQGTTFALTFPEPDR; encoded by the coding sequence ATGCTGCGTCGGCTCCTTCCCACGCTCGTGGCACTCGGAATCGGCCTCCTGGCGCTCGGCTGGGGCCTGGTGAGCCTGCAGCGCCTCTTCGCCCAGGAGACCGACGATGCCCGCGCGCAGCTGCGCGCCCACCACGACGAGCTCGAGCGCTACGGCGCGGAGTCCCTGCGGCAGAAGCTGAAGCAGCGGCTGGCCTCGAACATCCTCCACATCAACCAGGCCGTGGAGGATCCGCTCGTCCAGGCCGACGGGCTCTACCTGCTGTTCCGCGAGTACCAGTTCCTGCCCCGGCTCCCCCGGCCCCGGCCCGGCTGGAGAGGCCCCGCCGCGACGCTCCATGACGAGATCGTCAACGGCCTTTCGGGCCTGTCGACACCGGGGCCGTGGCAGCGGCGGCTGGAGCTGCTGCGCTCGGTGGAGGCCGACTTCGCGGCGGGGAAGGAGGCGCGCGCGGTGGCTCGCATGGAGGAGCTGCTGCGCTACCGCGCCGAGCACCCGCTGCCCGCGACGGAGGAGCTCCCCTTCACCCTGGCCCTGGTGGAGCGGCTCCTCTATGAGGAAGCCACCCAGCCGCTGATCCGCGGGCTGCTCCGGGGCGGGCTGGCGGATGAGTTCGGCGGTACGGCCTATGCCGCCGGGCTGCAGCGGGATCTGCTGCGCGAGTGCCAGCGCTTCACCCAGGCCGACTTCAACTTCCTGTACGAGCGCATCCGCGAGCTCAGCCTCCGGCTCGGCGAGCCCGTCGAGGACTTCACCTCACGGGTGCAGGAGCTGGGCACGGGCGCCATCGTGCTGCCGAGCAACCTCTCCGAGCCCACCCTCATCGGCGAGCGCTGGTACCTGGAGCCGAGCGGCGAGCTCGTCCGGGGCATCGCCATCGAGCCGGAGGAGCTCCTCCAGGAGGTGACGCTGGAGATGCGCGAGCGGGAGCTGCTCGGCAAGGATGACCGGGTGCGCCTGGGCCAGACGGACGCGGTGCAGCCCCTCTCCACCCTCGAGGTCACCGCGCTCGTCCCCCACTGGGCCGCCGAGGAGGAGGCCATCGTCCAGCGCTACCGGCTGAAGACGATGCTGGTGGCCATCTGCGGGGCGCTCGCGGTGGCCATCGTGGTGCTGGCCGGGCTGGCGCAGCACCGCAAGTACCGCTTCCTGGAGCTCAAGAGCGACTTCGTGGCCACCGTCTCGCACGAGCTGCGCACCCCGCTGGCCTCCATCCGGCTGCTGGCCGAGACGCTGGAGATGCGCGCGGGCGGCTCTCCCGAGGTGCGGGACTACCCGGCCCGCATCCTCCAGGCCACCGACGGGCTGCACTTCCTCGTCGAGAACATCCTGTCCTTCAACCGCATCGACAAGGGCCGCTGGGTGCCCAGGCTCTCCCAGGTGAGGATGGAGGAGCTCATCGGCACGCTTCGCGCGGATCTCTCCAGCGCCACGAGCGTCCCGGTGCGGCTCGAGGCGGAGGTGGGGGACGTGGAGCTGCGGGCCGATCCCTCCCTGCTGCGCCTGCTGCTGTCCAACCTGGGCCGCAACGCCTGCGCCTACAACCAGCGCAACCCCGTGGAGATCTCCGTGCGCGTCCACGCGCCTCCGGGCCTGGGCTGCACGGTGCTGTTCACGGACAACGGCATCGGCATCCCCGAGAGCGAGTGGGAGAACGTCTTCCAGGACTTCTACCGGCTGACACAACCCGGCCCCGAGGTGCACGGCAGCGGGCTGGGACTCGCGCTCTGCCGCAGGATCATGCATGTGCACGGGGGCGAGCTCCGCATCGCCGCCTCCACCCCCCAGGGAACCACCTTCGCGCTGACCTTTCCCGAGCCGGACCGATGA
- a CDS encoding sensor histidine kinase — translation MHPVLEDSLKLIRGELRHRARLEKDFQPVPPVEADEARLGQVFLNLLLNAVQAMSEQDAARNVLRVTTRANASGEVVIEVQDTGAGMTPEVLSRLFEPFFTTRMSSTGMGLSVSHAIVTSLGGSLRAESQPGVGTLFTIVLPAAGSPVASPPQHEHGLAS, via the coding sequence GTGCACCCGGTGCTGGAGGACAGCCTGAAGCTCATCCGCGGCGAGCTGCGCCACCGCGCCCGCCTGGAGAAGGACTTCCAGCCCGTGCCGCCGGTGGAGGCGGACGAGGCGCGGCTGGGGCAGGTGTTCCTCAACCTGCTGCTCAACGCCGTGCAGGCCATGTCCGAGCAGGACGCCGCCCGCAACGTGCTGCGCGTCACCACCCGCGCCAACGCCAGCGGCGAGGTGGTCATCGAGGTCCAGGACACCGGCGCCGGGATGACGCCGGAGGTGCTCTCGCGCCTCTTCGAGCCCTTCTTCACCACCCGTATGAGCAGCACCGGCATGGGGCTGTCCGTGAGCCACGCCATCGTCACGAGCCTGGGAGGCTCGCTGCGCGCCGAGAGCCAGCCGGGCGTGGGCACCCTCTTCACCATCGTCCTGCCGGCGGCGGGTAGCCCCGTGGCCAGCCCGCCCCAGCACGAGCACGGCCTGGCGAGCTGA